A region of Nitrosomonas stercoris DNA encodes the following proteins:
- a CDS encoding deaminated glutathione amidase, giving the protein MSTNTDAELTAFPSSKTGAKVKVAAVQMASGPSVTANLEEAARLIEEAADKGAQLIVLPEYFCIMGLKDTDKLAVRENPGEGEVQNFLSETAKRLGVWLVGGSVPLVSPVSDKIYNSCLVYDEQGQQVARYDKIHLFGLSLGSENFAEEKTIDAGNRVVAIDSPFGRMGLSICYDLRFPELYRMMGKVDIILAPSAFTAITGKAHWETLIRARAIENQAYLIAPAQGGFHVSGRETNGDSMIVDPWGVVLDRLPRGAGVVIAEIDRAYQSSVRASLPALEHRCLLAC; this is encoded by the coding sequence ATGTCGACTAATACAGATGCTGAATTGACTGCTTTTCCTAGTTCAAAGACTGGTGCAAAAGTGAAGGTGGCTGCTGTGCAGATGGCTTCTGGCCCAAGTGTGACGGCCAATCTTGAAGAAGCTGCACGCTTGATTGAGGAAGCGGCTGACAAGGGCGCTCAATTGATCGTGCTACCTGAGTATTTCTGTATTATGGGGCTGAAGGATACCGATAAGTTGGCAGTGCGTGAAAATCCTGGAGAAGGGGAAGTTCAGAATTTTTTGAGTGAAACTGCCAAACGATTAGGTGTCTGGTTAGTGGGTGGGTCAGTACCGTTGGTTTCGCCAGTATCTGACAAGATATACAACAGCTGTTTGGTATATGATGAACAGGGTCAGCAAGTAGCACGTTACGACAAAATCCATTTATTTGGGTTATCGCTGGGCAGTGAGAATTTTGCCGAGGAAAAAACGATTGATGCAGGTAATCGTGTGGTCGCGATAGATTCCCCTTTTGGCCGAATGGGGCTATCTATTTGCTACGATCTGCGTTTCCCTGAGTTGTATCGTATGATGGGGAAAGTGGATATTATTTTGGCTCCGTCCGCATTTACGGCGATTACTGGCAAAGCGCATTGGGAAACATTAATACGTGCACGCGCCATTGAAAATCAAGCGTATTTGATTGCGCCAGCCCAAGGCGGATTTCATGTCAGTGGACGTGAAACCAATGGAGACAGCATGATTGTTGATCCATGGGGGGTGGTACTTGACCGTCTTCCGCGCGGGGCAGGGGTGGTGATAGCAGAGATTGATCGAGCTTATCAATCAAGTGTACGTGCCAGTTTGCCTGCTTTGGAACATCGTTGTTTATTAGCTTGTTAG
- a CDS encoding metalloprotease TldD, producing the protein MTDSFAIANRYLMAPYELSATKLQHVFGQILTRQIDYADIYFQYSRSEGWMLEEGIVKSGSFKIDQGVGVRAISGEKTAFAYSDDISNQALLSAAQATRAIAAQGNEAQTRIAGLSGNHVSSALYYPAVDPIALYQDSDKIALLERIEQFARALDTRVIQVMASLAGEYEVIMVARSDGVLAADVRPLVRLSLQVIVEENGHREQGGAGGGGRFNYGYFTDEILQRYAQEAVHQAVTNLDAKPAPAGNMTVVLGNGWPGILLHEAIGHGLEADFNRKGSSTFSGRIGERIAAAGVTVVDDGTIRDRRGSLNVDDEGNPTQCTVLIEDGILKGYLQDNLNARLMKQAVTGNGRRESFAHIPMPRMTNTYMLNGDKDPEEIISSVKHGLFAANFGGGQVDITSGKFVFSAAEAYMIEDGKITYPVKGATLIGNGPDVLTRVTMIGNDMALDPGIGTCGKEGQSVPVGVGLPTLRVDGLTVGGTNG; encoded by the coding sequence ATGACTGATTCATTTGCAATAGCTAATCGATATTTAATGGCTCCGTACGAGTTAAGCGCCACCAAATTACAGCATGTGTTTGGTCAAATTCTGACACGTCAAATTGATTATGCGGATATCTATTTTCAATATAGCCGCTCAGAGGGCTGGATGCTGGAAGAAGGTATCGTCAAATCAGGCAGCTTCAAGATTGATCAAGGCGTGGGAGTACGCGCAATTAGCGGTGAAAAAACAGCCTTTGCTTATTCAGATGATATTAGTAACCAGGCTTTATTGTCCGCCGCACAGGCAACACGTGCTATTGCCGCGCAAGGAAACGAAGCACAAACGCGTATAGCTGGCTTATCGGGAAACCATGTTAGTTCAGCGTTATATTATCCAGCAGTAGATCCCATCGCGCTTTACCAGGATAGTGACAAGATTGCCTTGTTAGAGCGCATAGAACAATTTGCACGAGCACTGGACACACGTGTCATCCAGGTAATGGCATCTCTGGCCGGAGAATACGAAGTAATCATGGTTGCGCGTAGTGATGGTGTGCTGGCAGCAGATGTGCGCCCTTTGGTGCGGCTATCTTTGCAGGTAATAGTGGAAGAGAATGGCCATCGTGAACAAGGAGGTGCCGGCGGTGGTGGGCGTTTTAATTATGGTTATTTTACAGATGAAATATTGCAGCGTTACGCGCAAGAAGCCGTGCATCAAGCAGTCACGAATTTGGATGCCAAGCCTGCTCCTGCTGGAAATATGACCGTAGTGCTGGGTAATGGTTGGCCAGGTATTTTATTGCATGAGGCTATTGGGCATGGTTTGGAGGCTGATTTTAATCGTAAAGGCAGCTCAACTTTTTCTGGACGTATTGGGGAGCGTATCGCTGCTGCAGGGGTAACCGTGGTGGATGATGGCACAATACGAGATCGTCGTGGATCTTTGAATGTTGATGACGAAGGTAATCCAACGCAATGTACTGTGCTGATTGAAGACGGTATACTCAAGGGCTATCTTCAAGATAATCTAAATGCTCGATTAATGAAGCAAGCAGTTACTGGTAATGGCCGGCGCGAATCATTTGCCCATATTCCTATGCCTCGCATGACTAATACTTATATGCTAAATGGCGATAAGGATCCGGAAGAAATTATCTCTTCTGTTAAACATGGCTTATTTGCTGCGAATTTTGGTGGAGGTCAAGTTGATATCACCAGTGGAAAATTTGTATTTTCTGCTGCAGAAGCTTACATGATTGAGGATGGTAAGATTACTTATCCAGTAAAAGGGGCGACATTAATTGGTAACGGGCCAGATGTGCTGACGCGTGTGACTATGATCGGTAATGATATGGCACTAGATCCTGGTATTGGCACATGTGGCAAAGAAGGCCAAAGTGTTCCAGTAGGCGTGGGGTTGCCTACTTTGCGCGTGGATGGGCTAACGGTTGGA